From the Anoplopoma fimbria isolate UVic2021 breed Golden Eagle Sablefish chromosome 14, Afim_UVic_2022, whole genome shotgun sequence genome, one window contains:
- the lrrc75bb gene encoding leucine rich repeat containing 75Bb, whose protein sequence is MGSKLTRRRSLDLEAKVSKRRRQRNDNSGDSERSDFLFTSLMLKSDKLPGMLRKNNHSPYVRRVAWIREIQRLLREQRMEQAAEVLKLLRKDLGLQGTSLNEILYKNAAFLNLVDPISHELLLSLARDLQCPKRETDSTKSTNKICRQLIYHLTPHSKWMRQSVPRRKSQACLKTTLKKKLSGDVVNLSGIPLSGRDVHRVAFYLQSGSDAVSAVDLSFTELQDESLRLLLPFLGCLPKLAILAINGNRLTTAILKDLTDAVKDPKKFPSLAWVDLGNNMDIFTVPQPLLVALRRRFGLRSSLPTIYEYREAQAFSGYNPNMETSVEEPSLYEEGDAEEDDKEEEEEDRLELRAWGFGEENTSKNVPLHFCGR, encoded by the exons ATGGGTTCTAAGTTGACCAGACGGAGAAGTCTCGATCTAGAAGCCAAAGTGTCCAAGAGGAGACGCCAGAGGAATGACAACTCAGGAGACAGCGAGAGAAGTGACTTCTTGTTTACCTCCTTGATGCTCAAGTCCGACAAGCTCCCAGGGATGCTGCGGAAAAACAACCACAGCCCGTATGTCAGACGGGTGGCTTGGATCCGGGAGATACAGAGGCTTCTCCGGGAGCAGAGGATGGAGCAGGCAGCTGAAGTGCTCAAACTGCTGAGAAAG gATTTGGGACTCCAGGGGACGTCACTCAATGAAATTTTGTACAAGAACGCAGCTTTTCTCAACCTGGTGGACCCCATTTCTCATGAGCTGCTGCTCAGTCTCGCACGGGACCTGCAGTGTCCAAAAAGG GAGACCGACTCGACCAAGTCCACCAACAAGATCTGTCGCCAGCTGATTTACCACCTGACCCCTCACTCCAAGTGGATGAGACAGAGCGTGCCCAGGAGGAAGTCTCAGGCCTG TCTGAAGACCACCCTGAAGAAGAAACTGTCCGGTGATGTCGTCAACCTTTCGGGCATCCCGCTGTCGGGCCGAGACGTCCACCGCGTGGCCTTCTACCTCCAGAGCGGCAGTGACGCCGTGTCGGCTGTGGACCTGAGCTTCACCGAGCTGCAGGACGAGAGCTTACGGCTGCTGCTGCCCTTCCTCGGCTGCCTGCCCAAACTGGCCATACTTGCCATTAATGGCAACCGTCTGACAACGGCCATCCTGAAAGACCTGACGGACGCAGTGAAGGATCCCAAGAAGTTCCCCAGCCTGGCCTGGGTCGACCTGGGCAACAATATGGACATCTTCACCGTGCCGCAGCCGCTGCTCGTGGCCCTGCGGCGTCGCTTCGGTCTACGCAGCAGCCTCCCAACCATTTACGAGTACAGGGAGGCGCAGGCATTCAGCGGCTACAACCCGAACATGGAGACGTCTGTGGAGGAGCCCAGTCTGTACGAGGAGGGAGATGCAGAGGAAGatgataaagaggaggaggaggaggacaggctGGAGCTCCGGGCCTGGGGCTTCGGAGAAGAAAACACGTCAAAAAATGTGCCACTGCACTTCTGTGGGAGGTGA